ggtttttcttctactaAGTCAGATCAGTCCCTATTTGTAAGGTTTACCAACTGTTCTTCTCTCTTTGTtcttgtttatgttgatgacattgtgGTGACAGGAAGTAGTAGTCAAGAGATTCACGAGCTTATCTCAAGGTTAAGtggtttgttttcccttaaagaTCTTGGTGAGCTTAgctattttttgggaattgaggTAAAGAAAACTATAGATGGTGGACTtcatctttctaaaaaaaaaatacattcagGATTTGCTCAAGAAGACTAAAATGGATGGAGCTAAGCCACTTCCCACTTCTATGCTTTCTGGTCTAAAACTTTTAGCTGGAACGGGTGATCCAATTGATAATGTTTTTGAGTACAGAAGTGTTGTTGGAGCTTTGCAATACACAACCATCACTAGACCCGAGATTGCTTTTAGTGTCAACAAAGTTTTCCAATTTATGCAGAAGCCTTTAGATACTCATTGGAAGGCTGTTAAACGAATTTTAAGGTATCTTAATGGCACTACAGATCTTGGTATTGTGTTGAAGCCATTAGAAACTATGAATTTAGTGGGGTTTTGTGATGCTGACTGGGGGAGTGATGTTGATGATCGAAGGTCTACATCTGGgcattgtgtttttcttgggaAAAGCTTGGTTTCatggagttaaaaaaaatagcacACTATTTCTAGATCTAGTACTAAAGCAGAATATAGAAGCTTGGCTAGCTTGACCTCAGAAATGTTATGGTTGTAGTCCCTCTTGTCTGAGCTCCAAACTAAGATGACTATGGTTCCTGTAATTTGGTGTGACAATATAAGTACTGTTTCCCTTTCAGCTAATCTAGTTTTGCATTCGAGGACTAAGCATATGGAGTTAGACCTTTATTTTGTAAGAGAGAAAGTAATGGAGAGAAAGCTGGTGGTCAATCATGTACCAACTGAGGATCAAGTTGCAGATGTGCTCACAAAGCCTTTATCTTTCAGGTTCTTTGACAAGCTACGTGGGAAGCTTACTGTTACTTCTCTTGATCTGAAGAATGGAGATTAGGCTTGGTGTTGCTGGGATGTTTgtttaaaagggaaaatcagTGAAGGTTCTCAGGATCTCCTTTTGAAAGTCTGATTGCTTCTACTGAGTGGTAAAAAGCTTGAATGATTGAAGTTTATGGTGGCAGGTTCAGTGGCTCAAGGTGTCAGGTTCAGTGGCTCCCAGAGGCTTGCTCCCAGAGGCTTCATTTGAGGGAGCAAATTAGGCAAAGTAACAGGTTCAGTGGTTTCTAGAGGCTTTGTTTGAGGAAGCAAATTAGGCAAAGTAGCAATTAACAACTAGTAGTTTAGTTTGTTGCAACAACATTAGTTATTTTCGGTTCCTTTGTTAAAACTCTGTTATTCTCTGTTTTCCTAATCCCTGCTATATATAGCAGAGGTGTTGTAttgtcaaaataataaaaatccatctctctttctctctctcttcttcttcctatcTCAGGAAACCCCCTCAACGAAACCATTTTCTCTTCTCAAGCTGTGATAGATTCATAGGATAGATTGTAATGGAAGCTAAGCCCAATCCCGGCATCAAGACAGTCGAGAACCCTTCCACAAAACAAATTCCATGAATATTCTCGTCCCATGATTGCCCACGGCCTCTTAATGCTCCATATTTTGCAGTGCCCAGCTTCCCGTAGACAGACATCAAAAGCAGGGGAAAACAgcaagaaaatagaggacaaaTGAAGGTATCGAAATGAACTGACCATGGCCATGTCTCATATTTTAATCAACGAGCCCAGATTagtgggagaaaaaaaaaaaaaacaacaaattcaaacaaagaaaagactACCAATatctcaaaaaaatcaaaatgaagaagAGATTCACTAAATTTGAATAACACCAAAGAGAACaatgaacaaaacaaaaacaacgaGCATATGAATAAGCTAGATATCAATAAAACCCATGTATAACTCCTGTTACTCTTGACCAGGTGAacacacaaaaaagaaaaaccccaaACAGCAAGAGGAGAAGGGGAAGAACAGTGGTAGTAAAAGTAAAGCAAAGGATACGCAAGAACTTAACAGAATGCTCCCCAAAGCAAAAATAGCTGGATTTCTCAATACTCTTCCCCCATGGTTCTTGCTTAAGCTCAACTCCTCATTTTacagttctctctctctcaaaactTCCCCTGAAACCCGCTTCAACTATGGTTTTCATCCCTCTCACTCTATAGCTCAGGCTCAGCTCACCATTTTCACTCACTTAACTTCTGTTGGTTTTCCTCCCAAAACCTCTTTTTTCCTCTCCCAGCTGtcttctctctctatctatccTCCCCTCTCTGATAACCCCTTGCTCAAGCAACCCCCAAAACCATTTTTCTCTCTGTAGGAATCTCAGCTGATTTCCCCCTAACGGCCTGCAGCAGCTCTTCCACCATTCTCAAAACCGTTTCAGCAAATTCCTATCAACACATGTCATTCCCTCATTCTCCATTCTGCCCGTTACAGCGATTCCCCAATTACTAATCTTAGGGCAACACGTGGCTATCCAAAATTGTGACACTTGGCAAAATAAACACCTACAATAATGACCCAAAATGGGGTCTACACAAATattaccaattttttaaattaaaaaaaaattctaattaagtTTAGGGAAAACTGATCACAAGGGACAAAAATCCCTCAATATTGTAAAACTAACCCCCCACTTTTAATAGCCTCCAAAATGACCCGAtctggacaaaaatacccctcaGCTACATCAACTCCTTTTTCCCTcccattctaattttatttccctccattcacctcttttttattatttcttccactttctcatttttttcattttctcctgttattccatttctctcttttcaatgCATTTCTTCAAGTCTCACACAGTTTCTCTTCAGATTTCTTCAACTTAAAGCGCTTTAAGTTGTGGTTGGATAAACAGTGTacgtttattttatttttcatatttttttctttcatgttttatttattgaatattttcaaacatttaatgaaatgtagtaaatatttaaataagtttgaaattgttataatttttttaatatcatttacagCCATGAAAAAAGGgattaaaagaaggaaacaatTAGCTTAAAAAGTGTAGTGTGGAGAAACATTGTCTATatggaaaaatcaaatgatgGTAAGTAATAAAACTTATGGAATTTTATGATGGTTTTGATATTGTTTGCATATTTGTGCTTTATATAGATGTAAATATATGTGTTAATAGGGTTTTGACATAatatataaagttattttttttagttatatatcaAAACCTTACGGATATTAAGTTGAACTTGACGTGTGTTAAGTTGAACTTGAAGTAAGTTAAGAttgtatatagttttttttatagtaacattatattattgttattgtatttaattatactcAATTTGAGTTGAATCATTTGCAAATTACCCTTgacattaaataaattacaacaTAACCAatcttttagtaaataaatatatttttattgtttaaaatagtttagaGTTACAATgtctgaatttatttaataactatatACATTGTATTTCTATATCATTATTGGTATTATTTGAGGTAGTAAAGATGATTAATaaagttatttatttgttgtttattaaaaaaataaatatgtgtaatgaaataatatgtatttaataatgaatgagttttttaaaattaatacctACTTATTGGTGCTAATGCTATGATGtaactaaaaatattctaatattgttTGTTGATGCCACTAATTGAATTATTCTGTTATTTCAGTGGTTGATGAAGTAGGAATAATGCTTTTATATGAAGGAGAATGGGTACGAGATGGAAATGTTTTCTATTTCGAAGGAAGTAAAGGTAAAGGCATTGAGATCCCGAAAACTATATCATATAAAGAGTTATTAGGGGTTGTCCATCATATTCTGAAGCTAGATCCAtcaaattgttttctttcaatgAAGTATGTATTCAATGCCAACAAACCCACAAGTCCTATACAACTAACTGATGATGGGGATGTGAAATTCTTTATTGGTTTAAATTGTACAAATGGTAAGCTGCCTGTTCCATTGTGCATCACAGTTGAAAAGAGAATTGATAATCACAATCAGAAATCAATTTGCAATTCTTATTTCGAATGTCATATGTCTTCTGAGATTGATAAAGAATTGAATGGGGACTCAATGTTGATGCATAAAAGTAGACATATTCATTGTGATGGAGTTGAAACTCTTATTGTTGATGGTGAAAATGGACCAAGATTTCAAAATGAGTCACTTGAAGGGTATAAAGTTCATGATTGGAACATGAATGAGACTGCAATTAATGAGGAGGATTATAGAATGAATACTAACCCTACTAGTGATAAGCAAGTGACCCAAATTGGCTCATTCAGAACTGGTTCAGCTCAGAGTGCAGAAATCTTGACCATGATTGATACAAGTGATGGGTTCATACATGACAATCCCACTATAATCGAAGATGTAGCAAATGAAAGACAAAACATGATGCAACAACCTATAGTTAGTGGAATTAGTGATGACCATCTAGAAGAACACCAAATTTACTCAAGTAAGAAAGAATTACAAAGGAAGTTGtatatgatggctctgaaaaGGAAGTTTGAGTGCAAAACAACTAAATCCACTACTAAGTTATTGCTTgttgaatgttttgataaagaatGCAAGTGGCGAGTTCGTGCTACCAAGTTGGGGATTTCCAAtatgtttcaaataatgaaattctaTTCAACACACACTTGTCGGTTAGATATGATGTCTCGTGACAATCGACATGCAAGTAGTTGGTTGATTGGTGAGAGTATAAGAGAAACATATCAAGGGGTTGGTTGTGAATTTCGACCAAAAGACATTGTAGCAGACATTCGAAGCAGTATGACATTCAAATAAGTTATGATAAGGCGTGGAGAGCCAAAGAACTTGCTCTAGGTTCTATTAGGGGATCACCTGAGGAGTCTTATAACACTTTACCATCCTATTGCTATGTTTTAGAGCAAAAAAATCCTGGTACCATTACTGATATAGTTACTGATTGTGATAATCAATTCAATACTTTTTTATGTCGATTGGTGCATCTCTTGCTGGGTTTCACACATCAATAAGGCCTGTGGTTGCAGTTGATGGGacatttttgaaagcaaagtaCTTAGGGACTTTATTTATTGCAGCATGTAAAGATGGCAACAATCAGATATACCCTTTAGCCTTTGGGATTGGTGATTCAGAAAATGATGCCTCATGGGAGTGGTTTTTACAAAAACTACATGATGCACTTGGAcacattgatgatttgtttgtgaTATCAGATCGACATGGTAGCATTGAGAAAGCAGTACATAAAGTATTTCCCTATGCGAGGCATGGTGTCTGCACTTATCACGTTGGacaaaatttgaagacaaaGTTCAAGAATCCTGCAATTCATAAGTTGTTCCATGATGCTGCCCATGCTTATCGTATTTcagagtttaattttatatttgggcaACTAGAGATGATTGACCCAAGAGCAGCAAGATATTTGATGGATATAGGTGTTGATCGATGGGCTCGTTCATATTCTATCGgaaaaagatataatatcatGACGACAGGGATCGTTGAAAGCCTTAATGCTGTGTTGAAAAATGCTAGAGATCTTCCGGTTTTGCAATTGGTTGAAGAATTGAGAAActtacttcaaaaatggtttgtgacttGTCAACAACAAGCAATGTCAATGTCAACTGAACTTACCATGTGGGCTGATGGAGAACTTCGTTCTAGGTATAATATGTCAGCAACATATCTAGTGGAACCTATCAACTCCAAGGAGTGTAATGTTAACTATGCTGGCATTAGTGCTCAAGTGAATTTAGACACTCGTTCATGCACATGTCGACAATTTGATCTTGATCATATTCCATGTACACATGCTATTGTTGCTTGTAGATTTTACAACATTTCATGTTACACTTTGTGCTCCAAGTATTTTACTACTAAAGCATTGTTATCTTCATATTCAGAGTGTATTTATCCAACTGGAAATGAAATAGATTGGGTAGTACCTAATCATATTCGTGACAAAGTTGTGTTACCACCTAAAACGAGACGCCCAACAGGAAGACCAAGGAAAGTAAGAATTCCTTCTGGTGGAGAGGGCAAGCGTACATCTCGTTGTAGTCGATGTGGTCAATATGGGCATAATCGGAAAACATGCAAACGACCAATCCCTTGATATCATGATAGCTTTGGCACTCTATGAacttacatggaatgaaaattgtaatagtgagcttttttgtttttttggtaccCATGTGAACAGAAATGTAAGTTACTTTTTTGTATAAGGTGATAGGATAAGCACATAAATGAATATTGTAATAATGATCCCTTTTTTTTGCATACCCATAGAAATGGAGATATTTGTTACTTTTGTACATATATGTTATGATGAGTTATgtataaagtatgaatgaaaattacatGTTTATTCTCAAACTATGGACTCAACCGTTCTCACGTTTATTGATAAggaacttgacaatagttaagttcaggttttgtctgatGACTgtagacttaactaccttcaagtttgtacataaaacaacttgacaatggttaagttcaggttttgtctaaagaccgttgacttaactaccttcaagtttatacataaaacaacttgacaatagttaagttcaggttttgtctaaagactgtggacttaactaccttcaagtttatacataaaacaacttgacaatagttaagttcaggttttgtctaaagactgtggacttaactaccttcaagtttgtacataaaacaacttgacaatagttaagttcaggttttgtctgaagATTGtgaacttaactaccttcaagtttgttcataaaacaacttgacaatagttaagttcaggttttgtctgaagactgtgaacttaactaccttcaagtttgttcataaaacagcttgacaatagttaaattcaggttttgtctaaagactgtggacttaactaccttcaagtttgttcataaaataacttaacaatagttaagttcaagtAAAAATGGCAATTGTAGACACAACTTCCTATGAGTCTATAGAAGATCAACTTGATACCTGTTAAGTCcagattaaatatgttattttggAATAGATTTCGACTTAATATCTATCAAGTTTGTTCACAGttaacttgatagtagttaagttcATGTGTTCTAAtaagactgtggacttaactaccttcaagtttgtacacaTAACAACTTGACAACATTGAAGTTTAGTTTAAAAGGTCAATTGTATACATAACTATCGAACaacattcatcaaaatatccaaGTAGATATATCAACCTGTCCAACTACATTTATCAAAATGTCTAACTACATATATGAAGCTATCCAATTACATATAACAAACCATCAAACTACattatcaaaatgtgaaatatcaacatgaattcattacataggcaagtatttcatataaaataactctGCTGCCATCTTTTCCCGAAACCAGTCCATTCGTGCACTTGTTAATGACTTCAATGGATGGTTGTGCATTAAGtattcaacatatttgataacaaacATGCCACAATCACCACTGCATGGTACACAGATAATCAATGTTAGGGCTATTATTAAAGATTAAGTGTATAAGTtatgaaagtaaatttaagATCACTTACTCATTTTCCTGTTGAGGAATATCTTGCAGCCGTTCAATTTCCCATTCCTGGTAGTTAACTTTTGTGTCACCATGAAAACCATAATATGCTATTGCATTCAATATATGCGGCAACAATTTGGCTAATGGTTTAATGGCAACTTGCAATCTTGCATTATTATTGATGCCCATCAATGAGTCATATACGTATATAATCCTTCGATGAAGGTGGACAACTCCTAATACCCAGTGACTAGCCCGAACATTGATAGACATACACAATGTCAACATTAGGCCATTTGACAGAATAAAGAGGCTGCAAACCATTGGCATAATCAATAAGGATGTCATTCTCTGGTAATTTGAATTGGTTCCACTTCTTGCCATGCTTAATCCATCTTGCTTGAGCATTTTGCTACATAGAATAAAGTTaacatacataaataaataaccaagaTCATAAGattcattattacaaaaaaaattaaaaatgataactaAAATTCAAACTACACATACCCAAAACATAGTATCCACTATGGTAAACTTTTGGGAAAAAAGATGAGGATTTTCTATTCGCCGCTTCCGGAAAAAGAATAAGGCAACATCAATGTGCTAACAAGTACAATAAAGTaaattagttatattatttggttgtaagctaaacataataataaataaaaataaaaacaaaatgcatCATTTACAAACCGTGTCAGCAAGCCATGAACCATGATTAGACAGTAATTGAATCCATTTTTTATCTATATGCATGTAGTCAATGTCAATTGTGGACctttgacataaaaaaaaaataaaaacattagtaATTTTATAACTGTGAAGAACACAAATTTACAAGTATGGATGTATACAACTTACCCTTGGTCATCACTCATCCACTTTTGAAAGGACTCTAATGCTTCTTCAGAGATTGGACGCAAAGGATCAAATGAAGTTAATGGTTTCTCAAtctattttcttagtttctttCTCTTGGTGGGATCTGTAAAAGGGTGCTGCAAGATACGAGACTTTTTAATCTCACGCCTTCGCTTAAAAATGGCAGGAGATAGATGGTGAGGTATGACATATACTGAAAACTCGCCCGACATAGTTGGGGTACCAAACAACTTGGCAATATCAATAACTGGATCATCAATAGAGTAGTCATCTTTCAACTCTTTAGTCATGTGTTTTTCTGCAAGCTGAAGGTTTCTAGAAGCTTCCATATCAATGTTCACATCCATGGGAATGTCATTCCTCTCCACTTCATCATCTATAACATCCTCAAAAATTCCAGTCTGGAAATCAAAGCCCATAttgttatcattttcttttgtactAGATTTTCTGAATCTAGTGTCATGCATACCATGTTCCTCATTCGAACTCTTAACCTAAAATTGCATACACCacccaataataataaatatgagaaaacacaAATGTCAAAACATTGaagtattagaaaatttaaacaaGTAAACATGTCACTAACTTCtaataaaagttgtttcaaTTCATCCATCTTCAAGTTGagtccttcaatttctttctttagatGATTGAAATTTAACTCTGAGCTTTGTCTGAATTTCACAAACTCCATCCATAATTTCTGCACATATTGcacataaatgaaataaaaatttaacacttacaatatttatatatatattatgacaaGTTTGTTCACTTTGAAATAACACACTTgttaaatttaggttttttcATGATCCCTACAAACTTAACTTCCTATAAGTTTATTTATAGTTAAGGTCAGGTTCCACATGTTAATTATGGAATGAAcatcttatattaaataaagtaccaaaaaaaaaaattgcatgcaTTATTTATGATGACTAAGTTTAGGTTAAGTTACCTCTATTGATGGGGCGACTGCATCATTTGTTGTTTCTTCTGCCATTGCAGCAGTAGCAGCAGCAACATATGCAGCAGTGTCAGATGAGCTTTTTTCATGCCTTAAGTCATTCTTCTTGGCATCTTGTGAGGCATTTGATTGGTGCAACATTTCTGCTGAAGCTTCTTGTTTATCTACATGCTTGTAATAGTCTTGTTGTTGCTGCTCTAAAGTGGGTGTTAGAAGCGAATGAAAAGTTAACTACAAAgtccaaatcaaatataattattaataaacaacaatacaataatatttataattgcattcttaaaatttaaaggtAAAGAATTACTTACATGAGGCTCTAGAAATACATTTTCAACCTCAGTAGACCTTGGAGCACTTGTTGCACTCCAATTTAATATTCGAGGATAGCTCTCAGATACATGAGTGGCATATTTCAATCCAATAAGTGGAATAGCCTCGTATGCCCAAACCTGGAATGCATATGGAAATCCAACAAGACTATATGCTTCAACTGCAGCTTCTCCCTTTGCTTTCTTTTTATCTTGGTATTTGGATACCCGGTTCTCCAAAGCTCTTTGCAAACCAAATAGTGTCCTCTCATAACaaatcccccccccccccccccccccccccccccatggATACTTGTTAAATGCCTCCAAATTATCAACCAAAGCAACCCATTCCAtatctattaaattttttccttctttcccaAATAAAACATGctctaaaaaatacaaaagtgcCAACTTTATCacctcttcatcttcaaattcttttttttttttcttattctttttctttttcttttcctctcctaaagaaagaaaaactttctCCAACTCATCATTACGCACCTTGTTTTCTCCTTTAAAGTATGTGTCCCTTATTCGTAATgattttttatcacattttgtAATAGGACCAAAACTCAAGCCCGTAATCAATGCAAACTCTTCTTTACTAAATCTTAAGCCCTTTGACTTTAgtaaaatccaaatttcattGTCTTTTTTGGTTTCACATTGACGTAACAACAATTGATGAACAATTTGGGCAGAAAATCTAAGTTCAGGAAGGAGTAAAAAATgaccaaaacatgattttctaaaCATCTCCAATTGTGGTTCAGTCaatttcttcttaatattttcaatggcTACCAAGTGAGACAAACATGCAATTTTTCCAGGAAAGTACTCCTCTTTAGATATTTTAGATATAAAAGATAGGAGAGGAGGAGGAATGTCAATCTGCAAGATAATaacaaattgtaaaaatattaatataaattgagCAAAATTATATTACCAAACTTATCCAACTATGTTAAATCCATCATTTTGTATTACTTCTTAACATAGACTTTATTTTCCTATAATTTAAGGATGTCATGTCAAATGATAATAttctaaagatattattttactaatgcaattgaagctattatattttactaagttgCAGCTACAAAAAATTGGAGACATTATTCTAgtgtttattgaaatttgaaacaaaacaaaaccatttTGAAATTGCAACCTGTTGACAATGAACTTGATAGCAGTTAAGTTCAgttttttcttaacatatatatttaaatcaaaattctaaatatttggataaaataatttcataaaaattatattcaaatactttataaattcataacaaataacttcattacacaaaatttcaaaaccttttgatggtaaacttgatagtagttaagtttagttttttctaatcattcaaatattgcttTAAACCTTGGACTATAACCTCACTAAGAAAATTTCCAACAATTAGattatcaattcatgaaaaataaattcataaaaaaaaaaaaataatctattaaaaatgataaaattaaaaaaaaaaattaaaaatcaaaatttcaagtagaAAATTTGCTTACTGAATCAGttgatttcttctcattttctgatGACGATGACGAGGTTTCAAAACCTAGCTCTCTTTCACTTctcttttttcccaaaattttatacCTCTTTTGTTTCGTATTTTTCATCAccgaatttttttcttcctccattttcat
Above is a genomic segment from Vitis riparia cultivar Riparia Gloire de Montpellier isolate 1030 chromosome 7, EGFV_Vit.rip_1.0, whole genome shotgun sequence containing:
- the LOC117918252 gene encoding uncharacterized protein LOC117918252, yielding MSIGASLAGFHTSIRPVVAVDGTFLKAKYLGTLFIAACKDGNNQIYPLAFGIGDSENDASWEWFLQKLHDALGHIDDLFVISDRHGSIEKAVHKVFPYARHGVCTYHVGQNLKTKFKNPAIHKLFHDAAHAYRISEFNFIFGQLEMIDPRAARYLMDIGVDRWARSYSIGKRYNIMTTGIVESLNAVLKNARDLPVLQLVEELRNLLQKWFVTCQQQAMSMSTELTMWADGELRSRYNMSATYLVEPINSKECNVNYAGISAQVNLDTRSCTCRQFDLDHIPCTHAIVACRFYNISCYTLCSKYFTTKALLSSYSECIYPTGNEIDWVVPNHIRDKVVLPPKTRRPTGRPRKVRIPSGGEGKRTSRCSRCGQYGHNRKTCKRPIP
- the LOC117918253 gene encoding uncharacterized protein LOC117918253, giving the protein MLHQSNASQDAKKNDLRHEKSSSDTAAYVAAATAAMAEETTNDAVAPSIETGIFEDVIDDEVERNDIPMDVNIDMEASRNLQLAEKHMTKELKDDYSIDDPVIDIAKLFGTPTMSGEFSVYVIPHHLSPAIFKRRREIKKSRILQHPFTDPTKRKKLRK